From one Flavobacteriales bacterium genomic stretch:
- a CDS encoding M48 family metalloprotease has product MRTIIVCLILMGFLPFFSAQDFNNYTPLVSSGTIPKDFTENISERATLDIKENVDFTQSYQARKDQSDFLLKTNYMIDELLMSGRVLFGDPVSQYVNTVADKLLKNDPELRKELRFYCLKSNVTNAFSTNQGMIFVTLGLIAQLENEAQLAQVLSHEIVHYTKKHVINTFIESSRISQGKGQYKYNSYDDNIIQLSNYSKTLEFEADSIGFFRLKNAGYAIEEALSVFDILQFSYLPFDEEPFDYRQFETEKVKIPEVYKLDSILPIRFEDDYDDSKSSHPNIKKRREKIIELIQNQSGGKLYIQSEELFKKIQTISRFEGVRLNNKNANYVKAIYNAQLLLKDYPNNDFLERNVIKALYGISKYKMQDKTYTILGDYDSYEGEISAAYYFFEQLSNEQVASIALEKINTYYLNNNQDENSKKIMQNLILDLVDNGVGIKDYYELKKEDTTATKDTTVNNDKAVTANTTSKYAKLRAIKKKQEQAAGTIKTEDDRSRLFHHEYLYSSPNITELEAFFKEAKNQLSNDEEPTTSYVGMPPYEVRRAVRREKKAAKNQDYHEKIQTNKIVFVDPDYLIIDERKGQKLENAEKKKYDFYQQLELTTQKIGLEYEILSPKVFTENDVEKYNDLARINDWVGEKMMHDDNIKKTVFISAEHENVKELYTKYNTEHFVYTGVLQYKEKKRDLGYVLPMTIIFWPALPYGIYYAATPLNFTYYYNIWYNINEDKETLRNLRVLKTKANKGNINSIMYHTLNKVK; this is encoded by the coding sequence ATGAGAACAATAATCGTATGTTTAATCTTAATGGGCTTCCTCCCCTTTTTTAGTGCTCAAGACTTTAATAATTACACTCCTTTAGTTTCTTCAGGCACGATTCCTAAAGATTTCACCGAAAATATTAGTGAAAGAGCCACCTTAGACATTAAAGAAAATGTCGACTTTACTCAAAGTTATCAGGCAAGAAAAGATCAGAGTGACTTTCTATTAAAAACCAACTATATGATCGATGAACTTTTAATGAGTGGTCGTGTTCTTTTTGGTGACCCTGTTTCACAATACGTCAATACTGTTGCTGATAAACTGTTAAAAAACGATCCAGAGTTAAGAAAAGAACTAAGGTTTTACTGTTTAAAATCAAATGTTACGAATGCATTCTCTACCAATCAAGGGATGATTTTTGTAACACTAGGTTTAATTGCTCAATTAGAAAATGAAGCTCAACTGGCTCAAGTTTTATCTCATGAAATTGTGCACTACACTAAAAAACATGTCATCAATACTTTTATAGAATCTTCTAGAATCTCACAAGGTAAAGGGCAATATAAATACAACTCTTATGATGATAACATTATTCAGCTTAGTAATTATTCCAAAACCTTAGAGTTTGAAGCGGATTCAATTGGTTTTTTCCGTTTAAAAAATGCGGGATATGCCATTGAAGAGGCATTGAGCGTATTTGATATTTTACAGTTTTCTTATTTACCTTTTGATGAAGAACCATTCGACTATAGACAATTTGAAACCGAAAAAGTTAAGATTCCAGAAGTCTATAAACTAGATTCTATTTTACCTATTCGCTTTGAAGATGATTACGATGATTCGAAGAGTAGTCATCCCAACATTAAGAAAAGAAGAGAAAAAATTATTGAATTAATACAAAATCAAAGTGGTGGAAAACTTTACATTCAATCTGAAGAACTGTTTAAAAAAATACAAACGATCTCTCGCTTTGAGGGTGTACGTCTCAACAATAAAAATGCAAACTATGTTAAGGCCATATATAATGCTCAATTATTACTTAAAGACTACCCCAACAATGATTTCTTAGAAAGAAACGTTATTAAAGCACTCTATGGTATTTCAAAATATAAAATGCAGGATAAAACCTACACCATTTTGGGAGACTATGATAGTTATGAGGGCGAAATTAGTGCTGCCTACTATTTCTTTGAACAATTAAGCAATGAACAAGTCGCTTCAATTGCATTAGAAAAAATCAACACTTATTATCTCAACAATAATCAAGATGAGAACAGTAAAAAAATCATGCAAAATTTGATTTTGGATTTAGTTGATAATGGAGTTGGAATAAAAGATTATTATGAGCTAAAAAAAGAAGACACTACAGCAACAAAAGATACAACAGTCAATAACGATAAAGCTGTGACTGCTAATACAACAAGTAAGTATGCTAAACTAAGAGCCATAAAGAAAAAACAAGAGCAAGCAGCTGGAACTATTAAGACAGAAGATGATCGTTCTCGATTATTCCACCACGAATACCTCTACTCCTCTCCTAATATTACTGAACTGGAAGCCTTTTTTAAAGAAGCTAAAAATCAGTTATCCAATGATGAAGAACCCACAACATCTTATGTGGGGATGCCTCCTTATGAAGTTAGAAGAGCAGTAAGAAGAGAGAAAAAAGCCGCAAAAAACCAAGATTATCATGAAAAAATTCAAACCAATAAAATTGTATTTGTTGATCCAGATTATCTCATCATTGACGAACGAAAAGGACAAAAATTAGAAAACGCTGAAAAAAAGAAATACGATTTTTACCAACAACTTGAATTAACCACTCAAAAAATTGGTTTAGAATATGAAATTTTATCCCCAAAAGTTTTTACCGAAAACGATGTAGAAAAATATAATGACTTGGCCAGAATAAATGATTGGGTTGGTGAAAAAATGATGCATGATGATAACATCAAAAAAACAGTATTTATATCGGCTGAACACGAAAATGTAAAAGAACTCTATACTAAATACAATACTGAACACTTTGTATACACAGGAGTACTGCAATACAAAGAAAAAAAGCGAGACTTAGGTTATGTTTTACCAATGACGATTATTTTTTGGCCAGCACTCCCCTATGGAATTTATTATGCAGCTACTCCCCTAAACTTTACATACTATTATAATATATGGTATAACATTAATGAAGATAAAGAAACCTTAAGAAACTTAAGAGTTTTAAAAACCAAAGCTAATAAAGGAAATATCAATTCCATCATGTATCACACGTTAAACAAAGTAAAATGA
- a CDS encoding phosphoglycerate kinase, with amino-acid sequence MQIDNLNFENKKVIIRVDFNVPLDKNFNVTDDTRIRAALPTIQKVLNDGGTAILMSHLGRPKGKDDQFSLKHIVSAVEKNIQQEVLFINDCVGEKVKTTIDSSSNGSVILLENLRFYSEEKAGDEHFAQQLSELADFYINDAFGTAHRAHASTAVIAKFFPNDKCFGYLIEKEIISVDKVLNSDQKPLTAIVGGAKVSSKITIIERLLDVVDHLIIGGGMAYTFIKAQGGQIGKSLVENDYLELALNIIAKAKENNVRLLLPIDTIIADDFSNNANTQLVEISSIPDGWMGLDIGEKSSALFKETILNSKLILWNGPMGVFEMEAFQKGTIDIALTLAQATENGAFSLVGGGDSVAAINKFNLGTKVSHVSTGGGAMLEYLEGKQLPGIAAILGK; translated from the coding sequence ATGCAAATAGATAACCTAAACTTCGAAAATAAAAAAGTTATTATCAGAGTTGATTTTAACGTTCCTTTAGATAAAAATTTTAATGTAACGGATGATACTAGAATCAGAGCTGCTCTTCCTACCATTCAAAAAGTATTAAATGATGGGGGAACTGCTATTTTGATGTCACACCTAGGGCGACCAAAAGGAAAAGATGATCAATTTTCTTTAAAACATATTGTCTCTGCTGTAGAAAAAAACATCCAACAAGAAGTCCTTTTTATCAACGATTGTGTGGGTGAAAAAGTTAAAACAACAATAGACAGTAGCTCTAATGGAAGTGTCATTTTATTAGAGAACTTACGTTTTTATAGTGAAGAAAAAGCTGGTGATGAACACTTTGCGCAACAATTAAGTGAATTGGCTGATTTTTATATTAACGACGCTTTTGGTACAGCGCATAGAGCACATGCTTCAACCGCAGTGATTGCAAAATTCTTCCCTAATGACAAATGCTTTGGGTATCTTATCGAAAAAGAAATTATTAGTGTTGATAAGGTCTTAAATAGCGATCAAAAACCATTAACAGCTATCGTTGGTGGAGCTAAAGTTTCTTCTAAAATTACTATAATTGAACGCTTATTGGATGTTGTAGATCATTTAATTATTGGTGGAGGAATGGCTTATACATTTATTAAAGCACAAGGTGGTCAAATTGGAAAATCGCTGGTCGAAAACGATTATTTAGAACTGGCTTTAAATATCATCGCTAAAGCTAAAGAAAATAATGTGCGCTTATTATTACCTATCGATACTATTATTGCTGACGATTTTAGCAACAATGCTAACACTCAATTAGTAGAAATCTCTTCAATTCCTGATGGTTGGATGGGCTTAGATATCGGTGAAAAATCAAGTGCGTTATTCAAAGAAACCATCTTAAATTCTAAACTTATTTTGTGGAATGGTCCTATGGGAGTTTTTGAAATGGAAGCATTTCAAAAAGGTACAATTGACATTGCTTTAACATTAGCTCAAGCAACTGAAAATGGAGCATTCTCACTTGTAGGAGGTGGTGATAGTGTTGCAGCTATTAATAAATTTAATTTAGGAACTAAAGTTAGCCATGTTAGTACTGGTGGAGGAGCAATGTTAGAATACCTAGAAGGTAAACAACTTCCTGGGATAGCAGCTATTTTAGGAAAATAG
- a CDS encoding M48 family metallopeptidase yields MKAKDDKNVISEELKRKLITPTQSFKKHVAIAMVGLLSFILVYLGLMIWFGVLAYNSFVALRIGVENAFFVFITFVGLAFLSLFMFKSLFIFNKKKEELTGRITEDDEPELFQFIYAIADEVGAPRPYKVFLSTRVNACVFYDLSIINLLFPTKKNLEIGLGLINVLNVGELKAVLAHEFGHFAQKSMLLGRYVYTAQQIAVRVVNKRDILDQFLAGLSSVDIRIAWVGWILSIMVWAVRALIQTLFSVVVIAERALSREMEFQADLVAVSVTGSDALVHGLHKLKAADEGYHASIEAINTQLKEKKAVEDLFSLQTNFIKKMQWILANPLYGASPEIKGEKARVFSKRGIAPPEMWATHPADNEREENAKKIYVSHPIDPRSSWELFKDPQSIRKNETAQLIRTANLETSILAEEESIECMNAFDYNWSFLNPVYKGNFLFRSSFIAFESIDEFYAYKVDSNIVEELNMLYPDSLKLNLESHKEVREELAALKNVLNESLTMEKRKIMHRGRAIKKRNIPQIIKELEKEELGLRNLLVTHDVKCRSVSYITANILNPKVGEYLKHLGGLVHYSEHTLANLNDMMGKFSNVLHTVLADGRVSSSEMTQLLKASNELHSILESIYEDRSTISVGACIQERIGKTYAELHEAFKLEKANKHNIQDWVNVVEGWVVSALDVLNKLRNAALEELLNKEEEVKKCYLSDCSFEIETASISLPSDYERLTPGQERTIAHQLNFWNRFHLGDGLIPSIAKFAVSLLLIGGALYVGNISQEVTLHLYNGLNRGVTVSINGEVYEVASNDHHEINVNYSDKFHVLTQTLLGDTIESFYKKMDTPSGHYIYNIANSAYFVEYSVSYGFEIDLPNRNLGVSRWFSTEADYVLEEAPQSISGSSNSSGVVKEVLTVYPNANPYYLYELDQAIKIEEMVLSHAIWDLDTSAYILYWGSLASSIDTTLSFISERLKRNPYEVYSYRLLQDYSNNREKVCNECRTFSEADSNNPDLYYLSTRCIAKESTKDSMFIAGYKKWSDHGWLAYASGYVFASQENWEKAYECYDKVIVKMPQISNSIAPDFERITRMVKDSDHILGRYNDWLNYYYSLERGNDEVLMDNVDELFYHLSQGNVTDAIKVSEYFDLKEMMYSNWFIAASDNCPKEFIDKVLNYPIEESVNSNNMWTVFALIAKENLNLSEYLDFVKTKFPETRVDFDNLEKFIKNVKKGKLNLANQLLNKVTSFEEKRGYELIATILLKDKTPLKWRTVVEKAIFITEKPYLKMKH; encoded by the coding sequence ATGAAAGCAAAGGATGATAAGAATGTAATTTCTGAAGAATTAAAAAGAAAACTAATAACACCAACTCAATCGTTTAAAAAACATGTAGCCATAGCTATGGTTGGTTTATTGTCATTTATTCTAGTTTATTTAGGGTTAATGATATGGTTTGGGGTATTAGCGTATAACTCTTTTGTTGCTTTAAGAATTGGAGTAGAAAATGCTTTTTTTGTATTCATCACCTTTGTTGGTTTAGCATTTCTAAGCTTATTTATGTTTAAGTCTTTATTTATCTTTAATAAAAAGAAAGAGGAATTAACGGGTAGGATTACTGAAGACGATGAACCTGAATTATTTCAATTCATATATGCTATTGCTGATGAGGTAGGAGCTCCAAGACCTTATAAAGTTTTTTTATCTACGAGAGTAAATGCTTGTGTTTTTTATGACTTATCCATTATTAATTTATTATTTCCAACAAAGAAAAACCTAGAAATTGGATTAGGGTTAATCAATGTTTTAAATGTAGGAGAATTAAAAGCGGTTTTAGCACATGAGTTTGGCCATTTTGCTCAAAAGTCAATGCTGTTGGGAAGATATGTTTATACTGCTCAACAAATAGCAGTTAGAGTTGTTAATAAACGCGATATATTGGATCAATTTTTGGCAGGGTTATCAAGTGTAGATATAAGAATAGCTTGGGTAGGATGGATACTATCCATAATGGTTTGGGCGGTTAGAGCTTTAATCCAAACGTTATTTAGTGTTGTAGTTATTGCTGAAAGGGCTTTATCAAGGGAGATGGAATTTCAGGCTGATTTGGTAGCGGTATCTGTAACAGGTAGTGATGCCTTAGTTCATGGATTGCATAAATTGAAAGCAGCAGATGAAGGTTATCATGCCTCAATAGAAGCTATCAATACACAACTAAAAGAAAAAAAAGCTGTAGAAGATCTATTTTCACTACAGACCAATTTTATAAAAAAAATGCAATGGATTTTAGCTAATCCACTTTACGGGGCTTCACCAGAAATTAAAGGAGAAAAAGCACGTGTTTTTTCAAAAAGGGGGATTGCTCCTCCTGAAATGTGGGCTACTCACCCAGCTGATAATGAACGGGAAGAAAATGCTAAAAAGATATATGTATCTCATCCAATTGATCCACGTTCATCCTGGGAGTTATTTAAAGATCCTCAATCAATAAGAAAAAATGAAACAGCGCAATTAATTCGAACAGCTAATCTTGAAACTTCTATATTAGCTGAGGAAGAAAGCATTGAATGTATGAATGCTTTTGATTATAATTGGTCCTTCCTTAATCCTGTATACAAAGGAAACTTCTTATTCAGAAGTTCATTCATTGCATTCGAAAGTATCGATGAATTTTATGCGTATAAAGTTGATTCCAATATTGTTGAGGAGTTAAACATGCTATATCCTGATTCGCTAAAATTAAACTTGGAATCACATAAAGAAGTTCGTGAAGAATTGGCAGCTCTTAAAAATGTATTGAATGAATCTCTTACCATGGAGAAGAGAAAAATCATGCATAGAGGAAGAGCGATAAAAAAGCGAAATATTCCTCAGATTATAAAAGAATTGGAAAAGGAAGAACTAGGGTTGAGAAATCTATTAGTAACGCATGATGTTAAATGTAGAAGTGTTAGTTATATTACAGCAAACATATTAAACCCTAAAGTAGGAGAATACTTAAAGCATCTTGGTGGTTTAGTTCATTACAGCGAGCATACATTGGCCAACTTAAATGATATGATGGGGAAATTTAGTAATGTTCTCCATACTGTTTTAGCAGATGGTAGAGTAAGCTCTTCAGAGATGACTCAATTGTTAAAAGCATCCAATGAACTACATTCAATTTTGGAATCAATTTACGAAGATCGTTCAACGATTAGCGTAGGAGCATGCATTCAAGAAAGAATAGGTAAAACTTATGCCGAATTACATGAAGCTTTTAAATTAGAAAAAGCTAATAAACATAATATTCAGGACTGGGTGAATGTGGTTGAAGGATGGGTTGTTTCTGCTTTAGACGTTTTAAACAAATTAAGGAATGCAGCGCTAGAAGAATTATTAAATAAAGAAGAGGAAGTAAAGAAATGTTATTTAAGTGATTGTTCGTTTGAAATTGAAACGGCTTCGATTTCTTTGCCTAGCGATTATGAGCGATTAACGCCAGGACAGGAACGAACGATAGCACATCAATTAAATTTTTGGAACAGGTTTCATTTAGGAGATGGATTAATTCCGTCCATAGCTAAATTTGCAGTCTCTTTATTATTAATTGGTGGAGCTTTGTATGTAGGAAATATTTCTCAAGAGGTAACGCTACATTTGTATAATGGATTGAATAGAGGAGTAACTGTTTCAATAAATGGAGAGGTCTATGAGGTAGCATCCAATGACCATCATGAAATTAATGTCAATTATTCTGATAAATTTCATGTTTTAACCCAAACATTATTGGGCGATACCATTGAAAGCTTTTATAAAAAAATGGATACGCCTTCTGGTCACTATATCTATAATATTGCCAACAGTGCTTATTTTGTAGAATATAGTGTTTCTTATGGTTTTGAGATCGATTTACCTAATCGTAATTTAGGGGTAAGTAGATGGTTTTCCACAGAAGCAGATTATGTTTTAGAAGAGGCCCCTCAAAGTATATCGGGTTCATCAAACAGCTCAGGAGTTGTTAAAGAAGTTTTGACAGTATATCCCAATGCTAATCCATATTATTTATATGAACTGGATCAAGCTATTAAAATAGAGGAGATGGTGCTTTCTCATGCAATATGGGATCTTGATACAAGTGCTTATATATTATACTGGGGATCCTTGGCTTCTAGTATTGATACAACATTATCTTTTATCTCAGAAAGATTAAAGAGAAATCCTTATGAAGTGTATTCGTATCGATTGTTGCAAGATTATTCCAACAATAGAGAAAAAGTGTGTAATGAATGCCGCACTTTTTCAGAAGCTGATTCAAATAATCCGGATTTGTATTATTTATCGACAAGATGTATCGCTAAAGAAAGCACTAAAGACAGTATGTTTATAGCAGGTTATAAGAAGTGGAGTGATCATGGATGGTTAGCTTATGCTTCTGGTTATGTTTTTGCTAGTCAAGAGAATTGGGAAAAAGCTTATGAATGTTATGATAAAGTGATTGTTAAAATGCCACAGATTTCTAATTCGATAGCACCAGATTTTGAAAGGATAACAAGAATGGTGAAAGATTCCGATCATATCTTGGGAAGGTATAATGATTGGTTAAATTATTATTACAGCTTAGAACGAGGAAATGATGAGGTACTAATGGATAATGTTGATGAATTGTTTTATCATTTATCACAAGGAAATGTTACCGATGCTATTAAAGTATCTGAGTATTTTGACCTTAAAGAAATGATGTATAGCAATTGGTTTATAGCTGCTTCCGATAATTGTCCTAAAGAATTTATTGATAAAGTGCTTAATTATCCAATAGAGGAGAGTGTAAATAGTAATAATATGTGGACTGTTTTTGCACTTATTGCAAAAGAAAATTTAAACCTTTCTGAATATCTAGATTTTGTAAAAACCAAATTTCCTGAAACAAGAGTTGACTTCGATAATTTGGAAAAATTTATTAAAAATGTAAAAAAAGGAAAACTTAATTTAGCCAATCAATTACTAAATAAAGTTACTAGTTTTGAAGAGAAACGAGGCTATGAATTAATTGCTACTATTTTGTTGAAAGATAAAACTCCATTAAAATGGAGAACAGTAGTTGAAAAGGCTATTTTTATTACCGAAAAGCCCTATTTGAAAATGAAACATTAA
- a CDS encoding DUF2911 domain-containing protein, which translates to MRVIVLFIPFLFVSLLSTGQEFKKLDKSPLDMAYFPANATKRLFVKTEEEKKALKPIARVLYSRPQKKDRVIFGNLVSYGETWRVGANESTEITFFVPVKFGDKKLKAGRYMLYAIPNKDTWEIKINAITDQWGIYANDVKKDIASVTVSTQEAKDVIEALSIVMYEKDANTFLIKIGWDKTIVEVPVHY; encoded by the coding sequence ATGAGAGTTATAGTATTATTCATCCCTTTTTTATTCGTGAGTCTATTATCCACAGGACAGGAATTTAAAAAATTAGATAAAAGCCCGTTAGATATGGCTTATTTTCCAGCAAACGCTACGAAAAGATTATTTGTAAAAACAGAGGAAGAGAAAAAAGCTTTGAAACCAATAGCTAGAGTTTTGTATTCACGTCCTCAAAAAAAGGATAGAGTTATTTTTGGAAATCTAGTTAGTTACGGTGAAACGTGGAGAGTTGGAGCAAACGAATCAACAGAAATTACATTTTTTGTACCTGTAAAGTTTGGAGATAAAAAGTTAAAAGCCGGAAGGTATATGCTCTATGCAATACCTAATAAAGATACTTGGGAAATAAAAATCAATGCAATAACTGACCAATGGGGGATTTATGCAAATGATGTTAAAAAAGACATTGCAAGTGTAACGGTTTCGACTCAGGAAGCTAAAGATGTTATTGAAGCTTTATCAATTGTAATGTATGAAAAGGATGCCAATACGTTTTTAATTAAAATTGGTTGGGATAAAACAATTGTTGAAGTACCTGTTCACTATTAA
- a CDS encoding VF530 family protein, with product MLQEQPNNPMHGVKLKDVLIYLVDEYGWEELGRRININCFKSNPTMNSSLKFLRKERWARNKVEALYLKSIGK from the coding sequence ATGTTGCAAGAACAACCCAATAACCCGATGCATGGAGTAAAATTAAAGGATGTTTTAATCTATTTGGTTGATGAGTATGGTTGGGAAGAATTGGGGAGAAGAATTAATATTAATTGCTTTAAGTCTAATCCTACAATGAATTCGAGTCTTAAGTTTCTAAGGAAAGAACGTTGGGCGAGGAACAAAGTAGAAGCATTGTATTTAAAATCAATAGGTAAATAA
- a CDS encoding iron-containing alcohol dehydrogenase: MNNFNFQNPTKIIFGKGEIAQLSNEIPSNAKVLLLYGGGSIKKNGIYDQVINALEKHEVIEFGGIPPNPEYTILMEALTIIQRENIDFLLAVGGGSVIDGTKFLSSAALFDGTDPWEILTGRKPTQKGMPFGTVLTLPATGSEMNSGAVITRAETQEKLAMGGPGLFPQFSILDPQVVQSIPKRQIANGLADAFTHVLEQYVTYPTEAYIQDRFAEGILLSLLEVAPKITENTNNYEAAANFMWSCTMALNGLIQKGVPTDWAIHAIGHELTALYGIDHARTLAIITESHYTFNFETKKEKLAQLAERVFKIEKGNTDEKAKGAIKAITDFFQSIGIDTKLSDYTPNYKGTAQEIEQRFNTRGWMGIGEHGKLTPTDVKTIVEMSY, translated from the coding sequence ATGAATAACTTTAATTTTCAAAACCCAACAAAAATTATTTTTGGAAAAGGAGAAATAGCCCAACTCTCTAATGAAATTCCATCCAACGCTAAAGTATTATTATTATATGGAGGTGGAAGCATCAAAAAAAATGGGATATATGATCAAGTCATCAATGCCCTAGAAAAACATGAAGTCATAGAATTTGGAGGTATTCCTCCCAATCCAGAATATACCATTCTAATGGAAGCCCTAACCATTATTCAAAGAGAAAACATTGATTTTTTACTAGCTGTAGGTGGTGGTTCAGTTATTGATGGAACTAAATTTTTATCATCAGCAGCTTTATTTGATGGAACTGATCCTTGGGAAATCTTAACAGGTAGAAAACCTACACAAAAAGGAATGCCTTTTGGAACAGTACTGACGTTACCTGCTACAGGATCAGAAATGAACTCTGGAGCTGTAATTACAAGAGCTGAAACACAAGAAAAATTAGCGATGGGAGGCCCTGGCTTATTTCCTCAATTTTCTATTTTAGATCCTCAAGTAGTCCAATCAATTCCTAAAAGACAAATAGCCAATGGCTTGGCGGATGCTTTTACACATGTATTAGAACAATACGTCACCTATCCTACTGAAGCCTACATACAAGATCGTTTTGCTGAAGGAATTCTCCTTTCACTTCTTGAAGTTGCTCCTAAGATTACTGAGAATACGAACAATTACGAAGCAGCAGCCAATTTTATGTGGAGTTGTACCATGGCATTAAACGGTTTAATCCAAAAAGGTGTCCCAACTGACTGGGCTATTCATGCAATTGGACATGAATTAACTGCTTTATATGGTATTGATCACGCTAGAACTTTGGCAATTATTACCGAAAGTCATTACACCTTTAATTTTGAGACCAAGAAAGAGAAATTAGCCCAACTAGCGGAACGTGTATTTAAGATAGAAAAAGGTAATACAGATGAAAAAGCGAAAGGAGCAATTAAAGCTATTACAGACTTCTTTCAATCTATTGGTATCGATACAAAGCTATCGGATTATACTCCGAATTATAAAGGTACAGCTCAAGAAATCGAACAACGTTTTAACACTAGAGGATGGATGGGTATTGGTGAACATGGAAAGTTAACTCCTACTGACGTCAAGACAATAGTTGAAATGAGTTATTGA
- a CDS encoding Fic family protein — protein sequence MQRIKPLFVANYATNSFIRNKKDVYSLHNMRQLTKYLHELKLWPKFTWKTDEFILLLSEARNLQGKLHGKMETLGFDLRGETLLRTLTLDVIKSSEIEGEHLNFNQVRSSVARKLGLDIAGTVASDRNVDGVVEMLMDATQIYYDALTVERIFDWHAALFPTGRNGMRKITVGNWREDITGPMQVISGPMGKEKVHFQAPDSTLLAKEMFHFLNWFNNEKEIEPLIKAAVAHLWFLTIHPFDDGNGRIARALTDMLLAQADNSNQRFYSMSAQIRLERKEYYEILEKTQKGTLDITQWITWFLNCLVNALKATDDTLTKVLFKANFWQTHFETTLNERQKKLLNKLMDGFEGKLTSSKWAKIAKCSKDSAIRDINDLIAKGILKKEAAGGRSTNYELIKKAQ from the coding sequence ATGCAACGAATAAAACCTTTATTCGTTGCAAATTACGCAACAAATAGTTTTATTCGCAACAAAAAAGACGTATATTCGTTGCATAATATGCGTCAATTAACCAAATATCTACATGAATTAAAGCTATGGCCAAAGTTTACCTGGAAAACAGATGAATTTATACTACTCTTAAGTGAAGCTAGAAACCTACAAGGCAAACTGCATGGAAAAATGGAAACTTTAGGTTTTGATTTAAGAGGGGAAACATTATTAAGAACACTTACACTTGATGTCATTAAATCATCAGAAATTGAAGGTGAACACTTAAATTTTAATCAAGTTCGATCATCTGTTGCGCGTAAATTGGGTTTGGATATAGCTGGAACAGTAGCATCAGACAGAAATGTAGACGGAGTAGTCGAAATGTTAATGGATGCGACCCAAATTTATTATGATGCACTTACAGTTGAACGTATTTTTGATTGGCATGCAGCACTTTTTCCAACAGGAAGAAATGGTATGAGGAAAATAACTGTTGGAAATTGGCGTGAAGATATTACAGGTCCAATGCAAGTAATTTCGGGTCCAATGGGGAAAGAAAAAGTCCATTTTCAAGCCCCAGATTCAACATTATTAGCAAAAGAAATGTTTCACTTTTTAAATTGGTTTAATAATGAAAAAGAAATAGAGCCACTAATCAAAGCAGCAGTAGCCCATTTATGGTTTCTAACAATACATCCTTTTGATGATGGTAATGGCAGAATAGCAAGGGCTTTAACTGATATGCTTTTGGCTCAAGCTGACAATAGTAACCAACGTTTTTATAGTATGTCTGCTCAAATCAGACTTGAAAGAAAAGAATATTATGAAATACTTGAAAAAACACAAAAAGGAACACTTGATATTACCCAATGGATTACTTGGTTTTTAAACTGTTTAGTTAACGCCTTAAAAGCCACAGATGATACCTTAACAAAGGTATTATTTAAAGCTAACTTTTGGCAAACACATTTTGAAACAACTCTAAATGAAAGACAAAAAAAGCTATTGAATAAGCTAATGGATGGCTTTGAAGGGAAACTTACCTCTTCTAAATGGGCTAAAATTGCTAAATGCTCTAAAGATTCAGCCATCAGGGATATCAACGATTTAATCGCCAAAGGAATCTTAAAAAAAGAAGCTGCTGGTGGAAGAAGCACCAATTATGAATTAATCAAAAAAGCTCAATAA